In Oryza brachyantha chromosome 2, ObraRS2, whole genome shotgun sequence, a single window of DNA contains:
- the LOC102721136 gene encoding uncharacterized protein LOC102721136: protein MAGLAGDDSSFFGDDEGYGEGEGFCYGPFDVEDFCYGTLSEDSGEEEFCYAPFGDGGGGGGEEFCVSGFAVEDLSDVSSSDVHEIREADRPHDDPLPGTLAFSSGSDEDLADTLHHIVSAMRISEEDEEEEGVEVLGNDGGGEEGLMVSAFDLDTARLIGGILEEDIQVVMGADGVQEEEEEEEAGNGGGIMPNGFEFGSPRVITAAAGFRMMVDAYDTDIYDDFEFVEMLGGQAGDADAGVSTRPSLASQLTVESLPEAALSEEEASRGCAVCMDCFASGQLVALLPCKHYFHGDCIWPWLVIRNTCPVCRHQVRTDDPEYEQRMAWRVIVLAPVEHQDASIQTGGDRATMGAEGATEGVAENGPEQSSS from the exons ATGGcggggctcgccggcgacgactcgTCGTTCTTCGGGGACGACGAAGGCTACGGCGAAGGCGAGGGGTTCTGCTACGGCCCGTTCGACGTCGAGGACTTCTGCTACGGCACCTTATCCGAGGAcagcggggaggaggagttctGCTACGCCccgttcggcgacggcggcggcggcggcggcgaggagttCTGCGTCTCCGGATTCGCCGTCGAAGACCTCTCCGACGTGTCGTCGTCGGACGTCCACGAGATCCGCGAGGCGGACCGCCCCCACGATGATCCCCTCCCCGGAACCCTAGCCTTCTCCTCCGGCTCCGATGAGGACCTCGCGGACACCCTCCACCACATCGTGTCCGCGATGCGCATctcggaggaggacgaggaggaggaaggggtgGAGGTCCTCGgaaacgacggcggcggtgaggaggggCTCATGGTGAGCGCTTTCGACCTCGACACGGCGAGGCTCATTGGGGGCATCCTCGAGGAGGACATCCAGGTGGTGATGGGCGCTGACGGAGTacaggaagaggaggaggaggaggaggccggcaaTGGCGGGGGGATCATGCCCAATGGATTCGAGTTCGGGTCGCCGCGGGTTATCACTGCCGCCGCGGGATTCCGGATGATGGTGGACGCCTATGACACTGACATATATGATGATTTCGAGTTTGTGGAGATGCTGGGAGGACAGGCCGGCGATGCCGATGCCGGCGTGAGCACGCGGCCCTCACTGGCATCCCAATTGACGGTGGAGAGCTTGCCAGAGGCGGCGCTCAGTGAAGAGGAGGCCTCGCGTGGCTGCGCCGTTTGCATGGACTGTTTTGCGTCAGGGCAGCTTGTCGCCTTGCTCCCGTGCAAGCACTACTTCCATGGCGACTGCATCTGGCCATGGCTAGTGATCAGGAACACCTGCCCTGTATGCCGGCACCAAGTCCGCACGGATGATCCTGAGTATGAACAGCGTATGGCTTGGCGTGTGATTGTTCTTGCGCCAGTGGAACATCAGGACGCATCGATACAG ACCGGAGGCGACAGGGCAACCATGGGTGCTGAAGGTGCAACTGAAGGTGTTGCAGAAAATGGACCTGAGCAAAGTTCATCCTGA
- the LOC121053446 gene encoding E3 ubiquitin-protein ligase RNF181-like — translation MASAFDLDAAMLMGDVLEVMDVDGEEEASNGGGIIPDGFAFGPPGVAIGAAATGFRLTLDVYDTDLEFVEVVGDADAGVSARPSPAASPLTAVESLPEAALSEEEASRGCAVCMDCFASGQLVAPLPCRHCFHGDCIRPWLAIRNTCPVCRRHVRTDDDPGYEQRMARRAIVLAPVEHHQDASTQVSS, via the coding sequence ATGGCGAGCGCTTTCGACCTCGACGCGGCGATGCTCATGGGGGACGTCCTGGAGGTGATGGACGtcgacggggaggaggaggccagcAATGGCGGGGGGATCATACCAGATGGATTCGCGTTCGGGCCGCCGGGGGTCGCcattggcgccgccgccacgggaTTCCGGTTGACGCTGGACGTCTATGACACGGACCTCGAGTTCGTGGAGGTGGTCGgggacgccgacgccggcgtgaGCGCGCGGCCCTCACCGGCGGCATCCCCATTGACAGCAGTGGAGAGCTTGCCGGAGGCGGCGCTCAGTGAAGAGGAGGCCTCGCGCGGCTGCGCCGTCTGCATGGACTGCTTCGCGTCGGGGCAGCTCGTCGCCCCGCTCCCGTGCAGGCACTGCTTCCATGGCGACTGCATCCGGCCATGGCTAGCGATCAGGAACACCTGCCCCGTCTGCCGGCGCCATGTCCGCACGGATGATGATCCTGGTTACGAACAGCGCATGGCTCGGCGTGCGATTGTTCTTGCGCCAGTGGAACATCACCAGGACGCATCGACACAGGTATCTTCTTga
- the LOC102721422 gene encoding amino acid transporter AVT6A-like, giving the protein MGFGDGSPSDSKHASHKEIRDETTPLLPIKAEEEGIHEFNGASFTGAVFNLSTTIVGAGIMALPASVKMLGIIPGILMIILVALLTEASIDMLLRCSHQGKITSYGWLMGETFGRWGRIALQVSVVINNIGMMIVYMIIVGDVLSGTSTTGVHHRGIFEGWFGPHLWNSRPIVLLATTLFVFAPLVSFKRLDSLRYTSALSVALAVVFVVITAGIAIVRLIEGTVEIPKLFPDIDGINSIWELFTAVPVLVTAYICHYNVHSIDNELEDRSQTKPIVQTSLALCSSVYIATSFFAYLLFGEGTLADVLANFDSNLHIPFSSIFNDVVRLSYVVHIMLVFPIVFFALRLNLDGLLFPSARHISHDNRRFTIITVSLLAVIYLAAIFIPSIWDAFQFTGATAAVLIGFIFPAMIILRDPYAIATKRDKILAVTMIVLAVLSNSVALYSDALNIIFHRKEEA; this is encoded by the exons ATGGGATTTGGGGATGGGTCACCAAGTGACAGCAAGCATGCGTCACACAAGGAAATACGAGATGAGACCACACCACTTCTCCCAATtaaggcagaggaggaggggatccATGAGTTCAATGGAGCTTCTTTCACTGGTGCAGTGTTCAATCTGTCGACGACCATCGTCGGGGCTGGGATTATGGCCCTGCCTGCAAGTGTCAAGATGCTGGGCATTATCCCTGGTATCCTGATGATCATCCTTGTGGCGTTGCTCACTGAGGCATCCATTGACATGCTGCTCAGGTGCAGCCACCAGGGCAAGATTACGTCCTACGGGTGGCTGATGGGTGAAACTTTCGGTCGGTGGGGGAGGATTGCGCTGCAAGTATCTGTTGTTATAAACAACATTGGCATGATGATTGTTTACATGATTATCGTTG gTGATGTGCTTTCTGGAACATCAACAACTGGTGTCCATCACCGTGGTATCTTCGAGGGGTGGTTTGGACCTCATTTGTGGAATTCTCGCCCCATCGTTCTCCTTGCTACaactctttttgtttttgctccaTTGGTGAGCTTTAAGCGTTTAG ATTCATTGAGATACACATCTGCGCTGTCAGTTGCTCTTGCTGTGGTTTTTGTTGTAATCACTGCTGGAATTGCTATTGTCAGACTCATAGAAGGAACTGTGGAGATTCCCAAACTCTTCCCTGACATAGATGGAATTAACTCTATCTGGGAACTCTTTACAGCTGTGCCGGTTCTTGTCACTGCCTACATTTGCCACTACAATG TGCACAGCATCGACAATGAGTTGGAAGATAGAAGTCAAACTAAGCCAATTGTGCAAACTTCGCTCGCTCTATGTTCGAGTGTTTATATCGCGACAAGCTTTTTTGCATATCTCCTCTTTGGAGAGGGTACCCTGGCTGACGTACTCGCCAATTTTGACTCCAACCTTCATATTCCATTCAGCTCTATCTTCAATGATGTAGTTAGACTGAGCTATGTGGTCCATATCATGCTAGTCTTTCCCATAGTCTTCTTTGCCCTTAGGCTCAACTTGGATGGACTGCTCTTCCCCAGCGCAAGGCACATTTCTCATGACAACAGAAGGTTCACCATTATCACAGTATCACTCCTTGCTGTAATTTATCTTGCTGCCATCTTCATACCGAGCATTTGGGATGCGTTCCAATTCACTGGTGCCACAGCTGCTGTCCTTATTGGTTTTATCTTCCCTGCCATGATCATACTCAG GGATCCTTATGCAATTGCAACCAAACGCGACAAGATTTTGGCTGTAACCATGATCGTGCTCGCTGTGCTCTCAAATTCTGTGGCTCTATACAGCGACGCACTGAACATCATCTTTCACAGGAAAGAGGAGGCCTAA
- the LOC102713603 gene encoding bZIP transcription factor 11-like: MQHDAMANIACHPSMDFTSFFLSQNDTCLQDFSTVLDMGDPSYICNGIGIGSGSSITMSSVPADEANIQIQVMGHGNNERKKRRLVSNRESARRSRVRKQRRLDELSSQVSELRDTNQRLLVELNHMIAKHARIVRENAQLREEASHLQKRLSEMELEEAEVAAAPRILKVA; encoded by the coding sequence ATGCAACACGACGCCATGGCCAACATTGCATGCCATCCTAGCATGGACTTCACAAGCTTTTTCCTGTCCCAGAATGACACTTGCCTGCAAGATTTCAGCACAGTCCTGGACATGGGTGATCCATCATACATCTGCAATGGCATTGGCAttggcagcggcagcagcatcaCCATGAGCTCAGTGCCTGCAGATGAAGCGAACATTCAGATTCAGGTGATGGGTCATGGCAATaacgagaggaagaagagaagactAGTGTCGAACCGTGAGTCTGCAAGGAGGTCTCGCGTGAGGAAGCAGAGGCGCCTGGACGAACTGTCATCGCAGGTGTCAGAGCTTCGAGACACCAACCAGAGGCTTCTTGTTGAGCTGAACCACATGATCGCCAAGCATGCTCGCATTGTCAGGGAGAATGCCCAGCTCAGAGAAGAAGCTTCTCACCTGCAGAAAAGGCTCAGTGAGATGGAGCTGGAAGAGGCTGAAGTAGCTGCTGCACCAAGAATATTAAAAGTAGCTTAA